One genomic region from Terriglobus aquaticus encodes:
- the topA gene encoding type I DNA topoisomerase → MGKNLVIVESPAKAKTINKYLGSDYTVEASLGHIMDLPKNDIGVELKKRTFEPKLIVSPGKEKLVDRLKKLAAKADAVYLAPDPDREGEAIAYHLKLQIAPGVKDPKKIQRVTFNEITKKAVVDAFKRARDVNGNLVDAQQTRRVLDRLVGYEISPLLWDKVRRGLSAGRVQTVALRLIVDRENGIKAFVPVEYWPVDARLKPQGGNQEFTAKLHSINGERLTVDSVSGNALPDGDAAGRAKSEMELAKYTVRSVEAKERRRNPPPPFSTSQLQQQASNRLGFNVKRTMGVAQRLYEGVEVGQDGTVGLITYMRTDSTRVAPVAVEEARKYIAALGAKYLPAKPNEFKGKKDAQDAHEAIRPTHVDYTPESIRKYLSDEQFRLYDLIWRRFVASQMTAAVYDQTTVEIEGKAARSYGLRVSGSVLKFDGFLKIADARLGKAQAAAEAKALQAEPSEEDEDDAALPEMKQGQALDLLAVLTEQKFTEPPPRFNEASLVKELEERGIGRPSTYASIINTIQDREYVKKLARKFVPTEIGMVVTALLVKNFPYIFDMDYTRRLEEELDRVEDGEEKWTDLLSGFYGHLTDEIKVAEKSMEEIKRWEKPTEELCEKCGSPLVLRWGKFGSFYSCSNYTKSKPKTIAVASYKKDPKATVQRIKKALDYPFEVKGMVDDAEAFSEEVRDDKALLAALKTAAARGKSILIDPVSCDFTKENFAGKPDLAAMEAGDTEEEEFCENCGKQMVLKNGPFGPFMSCPDYNADPPCKTVRRLNQKVQSKPPEPTGEPCPECGMELVKRQGSYGEFVSCSGYPKCKYVKQTLLDVPCPKCGGSLAERKSKMGNVFYGCTNYPKCDFTSNQKLIAKPCPKGNSTYLVEVFNKQDGFLHEVCPHNHDALPKRRPKKGAKEEPVDPIQCDYDHQTSRKPEPAAPLEVPKLTVPDPEHTRPLAVA, encoded by the coding sequence ATGGGTAAGAATCTCGTGATCGTAGAGTCGCCGGCAAAGGCGAAGACGATCAATAAATATCTCGGCAGTGACTACACGGTAGAGGCCTCACTGGGCCACATCATGGACCTGCCAAAAAATGACATTGGCGTAGAGCTGAAGAAGCGTACCTTTGAGCCGAAGCTGATCGTGTCGCCCGGCAAGGAAAAGCTGGTCGACCGCCTGAAGAAGCTGGCCGCCAAAGCCGACGCCGTGTACCTGGCGCCTGACCCGGATCGCGAAGGCGAAGCCATCGCGTATCACCTGAAGCTGCAGATTGCGCCCGGCGTAAAGGATCCGAAGAAGATTCAGCGGGTCACCTTTAACGAAATCACGAAAAAGGCCGTCGTCGACGCGTTCAAGCGTGCCCGCGATGTGAACGGCAACCTGGTCGACGCGCAGCAGACGCGCCGGGTTCTGGACCGTCTCGTCGGGTACGAGATCTCGCCCCTGTTGTGGGACAAGGTGCGCCGCGGTCTGTCCGCCGGCCGCGTGCAGACGGTCGCGCTGCGGCTGATCGTGGATCGCGAAAATGGGATCAAGGCGTTTGTTCCGGTGGAGTACTGGCCGGTGGACGCCCGGCTGAAGCCCCAGGGCGGCAACCAGGAGTTCACCGCCAAGCTGCACAGCATCAACGGCGAACGCCTGACCGTAGACAGCGTTAGCGGTAACGCTCTGCCCGACGGCGACGCCGCCGGGCGTGCGAAGTCTGAGATGGAGCTGGCGAAGTACACGGTTCGCTCCGTCGAAGCCAAGGAGCGCCGCCGCAACCCACCCCCACCGTTCTCCACCTCGCAGTTGCAGCAGCAGGCTTCAAACCGGCTCGGGTTCAACGTGAAGCGGACCATGGGCGTGGCGCAACGGCTTTACGAGGGCGTTGAGGTGGGCCAGGACGGCACCGTCGGCCTGATCACCTACATGCGTACCGATTCCACCCGTGTCGCCCCCGTAGCAGTGGAGGAAGCGCGCAAGTACATTGCCGCCCTCGGTGCGAAGTACCTGCCGGCCAAGCCGAACGAGTTCAAGGGCAAGAAGGATGCGCAGGATGCGCACGAAGCCATCCGTCCGACGCACGTGGACTACACGCCGGAGAGCATCCGCAAGTACCTGTCGGACGAGCAGTTCCGCCTGTACGACCTGATCTGGCGCCGCTTCGTCGCGTCGCAGATGACGGCCGCAGTCTACGACCAGACCACGGTTGAGATCGAGGGCAAGGCGGCGCGCAGCTACGGTCTGCGCGTTAGCGGTTCCGTTCTGAAGTTTGACGGCTTCCTGAAGATTGCGGACGCTCGCCTGGGCAAGGCGCAGGCTGCCGCGGAAGCCAAGGCGCTGCAGGCCGAGCCGAGCGAGGAAGACGAGGACGATGCTGCGCTGCCCGAGATGAAGCAGGGGCAGGCTCTGGACCTGCTGGCCGTGCTGACGGAGCAGAAGTTTACGGAACCGCCGCCGCGCTTCAACGAAGCGTCGCTGGTGAAAGAGTTGGAGGAGCGCGGCATCGGCCGGCCTTCCACCTACGCCAGCATTATCAATACGATCCAGGATCGCGAATATGTGAAGAAACTCGCCCGCAAGTTCGTACCGACCGAGATCGGCATGGTTGTGACAGCGCTTTTGGTGAAGAACTTCCCCTACATCTTCGACATGGACTACACGCGCCGGCTTGAGGAAGAGCTGGACCGCGTGGAGGACGGCGAGGAGAAATGGACCGACTTGCTGAGCGGCTTCTACGGGCACCTGACCGACGAGATCAAGGTCGCCGAGAAGTCGATGGAGGAGATCAAGCGGTGGGAGAAGCCGACTGAGGAGCTGTGCGAAAAGTGCGGCTCACCCCTGGTGCTGCGCTGGGGCAAGTTCGGATCGTTCTACTCCTGTTCGAACTACACCAAGAGCAAGCCGAAGACGATCGCCGTCGCCTCCTACAAGAAGGACCCTAAGGCGACCGTGCAGCGCATCAAGAAGGCGCTGGACTACCCATTCGAAGTGAAGGGTATGGTTGACGATGCCGAGGCGTTCAGCGAAGAGGTGCGGGACGACAAAGCTCTGCTGGCCGCGCTGAAAACGGCGGCGGCTCGCGGCAAGAGTATCCTGATCGACCCGGTGAGCTGCGACTTCACCAAGGAGAACTTCGCGGGCAAGCCCGATCTGGCCGCCATGGAAGCGGGCGACACGGAAGAGGAGGAGTTCTGCGAGAACTGCGGAAAGCAGATGGTGCTGAAGAACGGCCCGTTCGGCCCCTTCATGAGCTGCCCGGACTACAACGCGGATCCGCCGTGCAAGACGGTGCGCCGCCTGAACCAGAAGGTACAGAGCAAACCGCCAGAGCCGACGGGAGAGCCGTGCCCGGAGTGCGGCATGGAGTTGGTGAAGCGGCAAGGAAGCTACGGCGAGTTCGTGTCCTGCTCCGGCTACCCGAAGTGCAAGTACGTGAAGCAAACTCTTCTCGACGTTCCTTGCCCCAAGTGCGGAGGTTCGCTGGCAGAGCGTAAGTCGAAGATGGGCAATGTCTTCTACGGCTGCACCAACTACCCGAAGTGCGACTTCACCAGCAATCAGAAGCTGATTGCGAAGCCCTGCCCCAAGGGGAACAGCACGTACTTGGTCGAGGTGTTCAACAAGCAAGACGGATTCCTGCACGAGGTCTGCCCGCACAACCACGATGCACTGCCGAAGCGCCGGCCTAAAAAAGGTGCCAAGGAAGAGCCAGTGGACCCGATCCAGTGCGACTATGACCACCAGACCAGCCGGAAACCCGAGCCGGCCGCTCCCCTAGAGGTGCCGAAGCTCACGGTTCCGGACCCGGAGCACACCCGGCCACTTGCAGTCGCGTAA
- a CDS encoding sensor histidine kinase — translation MGSAELDLAPETVVSDSLPSFTPVDRDEVIARLRHVRGLEEVSDESLGWLADHGEQRVCQDNDLMFSTGEPAHEMFILLDGEIHVRRLPTGPVSYFVGKAGQMTGKLPFSRMKTYGGDGYAVGRVWGLSFDETLFPEMLQAVPVMAQLSVSLLLDRVREVTRIEQQSEKLTALGKLAANLSHELNNPASAARSAANNLWTELRTYGDTKYKLGAMHFSAEAKQKYMQWTQTIRPLLGANDHPLLSDLMLTGDREDAISKWMQDHGVEEPWRFAPALAETQIELHHLDALADALSVEALPIALASFSAGLKAERMTDTIMDATRRIFELITAIKDYSYMDQAPIQEIDVPQALDNTLAMLGSRLGSVEVVREYASDTPVINAYGGELNQVWTALIENALDSMDQCESDPHILRLKTCANGSNLVVEVWDNGPGIDPEIRSRIFEPFFTTKPVGAGLGLGLDAANRIVTKHRGVITVDSKPGETCFQVRLPIEQTGAY, via the coding sequence ATGGGCTCTGCTGAACTGGACCTGGCCCCGGAGACCGTCGTTTCGGACTCGTTGCCCTCGTTCACGCCCGTCGATCGGGACGAGGTGATCGCTCGTCTGCGCCACGTTCGTGGTCTGGAAGAAGTGAGCGACGAAAGCCTCGGCTGGCTGGCCGACCATGGCGAGCAGCGCGTGTGTCAGGACAACGACCTGATGTTCTCCACGGGTGAGCCCGCCCACGAGATGTTCATCCTGCTCGACGGCGAGATCCACGTGCGGCGCCTGCCCACCGGCCCGGTCTCTTACTTTGTCGGCAAGGCTGGTCAGATGACCGGCAAGCTCCCGTTCAGCCGCATGAAGACCTATGGCGGCGATGGCTACGCCGTCGGCCGCGTCTGGGGCCTTTCGTTCGACGAAACGCTCTTCCCGGAGATGTTGCAGGCCGTTCCGGTCATGGCTCAGCTAAGCGTTTCGCTTCTGCTGGACCGCGTCCGTGAGGTCACACGCATCGAGCAGCAGTCTGAGAAGTTGACGGCTTTGGGAAAGCTCGCCGCGAATCTTTCGCATGAGCTCAACAACCCCGCATCGGCAGCGCGCTCCGCCGCTAACAATCTCTGGACGGAGCTGCGCACCTACGGCGACACCAAGTACAAGCTCGGTGCCATGCACTTCTCCGCCGAGGCCAAACAGAAGTACATGCAGTGGACGCAAACCATCCGCCCGCTCCTGGGAGCGAACGACCATCCCCTGCTTTCGGACTTGATGCTGACTGGAGATCGCGAAGATGCGATCAGCAAGTGGATGCAAGACCACGGTGTAGAGGAGCCTTGGCGCTTTGCGCCCGCCTTGGCCGAAACACAAATCGAGCTGCACCACCTGGATGCGCTCGCGGATGCTCTTTCCGTCGAAGCGCTCCCCATCGCGCTCGCGTCCTTCAGCGCCGGTCTCAAAGCGGAGCGGATGACCGACACCATTATGGACGCGACCCGTCGCATCTTTGAGCTGATCACCGCCATCAAGGACTACTCCTACATGGATCAGGCGCCGATCCAGGAGATCGACGTTCCGCAGGCGCTGGACAACACCCTGGCCATGCTCGGCTCCCGCCTTGGATCCGTCGAGGTCGTCCGCGAATACGCATCCGACACCCCGGTCATCAACGCCTATGGCGGCGAACTGAACCAGGTCTGGACCGCGCTCATCGAAAACGCCTTGGACAGCATGGACCAATGCGAATCAGACCCGCATATCCTGCGGCTGAAGACCTGCGCGAACGGCTCCAACCTGGTTGTGGAAGTCTGGGATAACGGGCCCGGCATCGATCCGGAGATCCGATCCCGTATCTTTGAGCCCTTCTTCACCACGAAGCCTGTCGGCGCCGGACTCGGCTTGGGGCTCGATGCCGCGAATCGCATCGTGACCAAGCACCGCGGTGTGATCACGGTGGATTCGAAGCCGGGCGAGACCTGCTTTCAGGTTCGCCTTCCCATCGAGCAAACAGGCGCTTACTAG
- a CDS encoding LolA-like protein, with translation MLSEIANGRAHRCVYLNVSLARSAVIALGLYASLASAQAQTPDITSIMARVAANADRAEAERVRYTYVQHADVASRRGHKVLCREVTDSRVTPTAQGSGQQLLTLDGRVWLKNRYVPYTRPLSGKLQPGESREVELKNDENTDVDLVEHLRDNLTNTKAKDGFQAGLFPLTSKAQTSYDYRLLKRESMNGRNTLLVHFSPRDKNELGWEGDAWIDTESFQPVLVRTRLAHGIPFWVKTMLGTNVPGLGFATTYAPQPDGVWFPVTFGTEFKIHVLFFFHRQITMSVTNRDFQKTHTEANILDTTEP, from the coding sequence GTGCTGTCAGAAATCGCGAACGGACGCGCTCATCGTTGCGTATACCTGAACGTGAGCCTCGCCCGTTCCGCTGTCATTGCCCTCGGCCTCTACGCTTCGCTCGCCTCTGCACAAGCACAGACGCCGGATATCACCAGCATCATGGCGCGAGTGGCGGCCAACGCGGATCGTGCAGAGGCAGAACGTGTCCGCTACACCTACGTGCAACATGCTGACGTCGCCTCCAGGCGTGGGCACAAGGTGCTGTGCCGCGAGGTGACGGACAGCCGGGTCACACCCACAGCACAGGGTTCGGGTCAGCAACTGCTCACGTTGGACGGCCGCGTTTGGCTCAAAAACCGGTATGTTCCCTACACCCGCCCCCTCAGCGGCAAGCTACAGCCCGGCGAATCGCGTGAGGTCGAACTTAAGAACGACGAGAACACCGACGTCGATCTGGTGGAACACCTGCGCGACAACCTGACCAACACAAAAGCCAAGGACGGCTTTCAGGCCGGCCTCTTTCCGCTGACGAGTAAGGCGCAGACCTCCTACGACTACCGCCTGCTCAAGCGCGAATCAATGAACGGCCGCAACACCTTGCTCGTGCATTTCAGCCCCAGGGACAAGAATGAGTTGGGCTGGGAAGGCGACGCATGGATCGATACGGAGTCATTTCAACCGGTTCTGGTCCGAACTCGGCTCGCCCACGGTATCCCCTTCTGGGTCAAAACCATGCTCGGCACCAACGTGCCCGGCCTGGGCTTTGCGACTACCTATGCGCCGCAACCAGACGGTGTCTGGTTTCCGGTCACCTTCGGAACGGAGTTCAAGATCCACGTCCTCTTCTTCTTTCATCGCCAGATCACAATGTCGGTCACCAATCGTGACTTCCAGAAGACCCATACGGAGGCAAACATCCTGGACACCACGGAACCGTAG
- a CDS encoding menaquinone biosynthesis protein, whose amino-acid sequence MPLQEPARLRVAAIDFLNPAPLLYHFEHSPAREQLAARYDVRYTSPALCAQQLSTGEADLGLVPIGAMPFLPGVAAVPGCTIASLRQVRSIQLVLRPGVTLGTIQTLAADAASRSSVAYVQVLLRSFHKAAPTVATETADLPAMLATHDAALLIGDPALLAVEARDRDGAFADCTWIDVASWWHDCTGLPWVAAVWAVRTEALRTAATSAAQLADDLLASRDAGLAHVDDLVREWGERIAVPPATIRTYLTANIRYDLNSACLDAIHRFYTLAASTGVLPAYTLPLLSR is encoded by the coding sequence GTGCCGCTTCAGGAACCAGCCCGTCTCCGTGTCGCAGCCATCGACTTCCTGAATCCAGCGCCGCTGCTCTATCACTTTGAACACTCGCCCGCGCGCGAACAGTTGGCGGCGCGCTATGACGTGCGCTACACCTCACCGGCCCTGTGCGCGCAGCAGCTAAGCACGGGCGAGGCCGACTTGGGCCTGGTTCCTATCGGAGCGATGCCCTTTCTGCCGGGCGTGGCCGCGGTCCCGGGCTGCACCATCGCATCGCTCCGGCAGGTTCGCTCCATCCAGCTTGTGCTGCGTCCCGGCGTTACGCTGGGCACGATCCAAACGCTGGCTGCGGACGCGGCTTCCCGCTCGTCGGTCGCTTATGTACAGGTCCTTCTGCGCAGCTTTCACAAGGCCGCTCCCACCGTAGCGACCGAGACGGCCGACTTGCCCGCCATGTTGGCGACGCATGATGCCGCGCTGCTGATCGGCGATCCCGCACTGTTGGCGGTCGAAGCGCGCGACCGCGACGGTGCCTTTGCCGATTGCACATGGATCGACGTCGCTTCGTGGTGGCACGACTGCACCGGCCTACCCTGGGTGGCGGCAGTGTGGGCTGTACGCACAGAGGCGCTTCGCACCGCAGCCACCAGCGCGGCCCAACTTGCGGACGACCTGCTGGCATCGCGCGATGCGGGCCTCGCGCACGTGGACGATCTTGTCCGCGAATGGGGGGAGCGCATCGCGGTACCGCCGGCAACCATCCGCACCTATCTCACCGCGAACATCCGCTACGACCTGAATAGCGCCTGCCTGGACGCGATCCATCGCTTTTACACACTAGCGGCCAGCACCGGCGTTTTACCGGCATACACGCTTCCCTTGCTTTCGCGGTAG
- a CDS encoding DUF427 domain-containing protein, with product MAKAIWNGHTVAESEKFETIEGNVYFPEESVKREFLRPSSTTSSCPWKGQARYFTLMVDGQENPDAAWYYPDPKPAARSVKHHMAFWRGVEVTK from the coding sequence ATGGCGAAAGCGATATGGAATGGCCACACAGTGGCCGAGAGCGAGAAGTTCGAGACGATCGAGGGAAATGTGTACTTCCCGGAGGAGTCGGTAAAGCGCGAGTTCCTGCGGCCGAGTTCGACGACGTCATCCTGCCCCTGGAAGGGTCAGGCGCGCTACTTCACCCTGATGGTGGACGGGCAGGAAAACCCGGATGCTGCCTGGTATTACCCCGATCCCAAGCCGGCGGCCCGTTCCGTGAAGCATCACATGGCGTTCTGGCGCGGTGTGGAAGTGACGAAGTAA
- a CDS encoding YqaA family protein, with protein MRSLPPIFSVLFAAAGKKHGLLGYFMRLGPLGLFLVSAIDSSPIPLPIPGSSDILVTLFAAQEHGWLLATVIATLGSAVGGFASYQTGKVGGMALMDRMVPKRFRTRMTHWSEEHAISSVAVPAILPPPAPLMPFLIAAGALRMPRRKFYPSFVISRFLRHAFFAWLGVHYGRAILPVYRRLADQYGWILLVVVWGSVIFAIVYAIVKLRQARGNRTAASAAPA; from the coding sequence ATGCGTTCCCTGCCCCCCATCTTCTCCGTACTCTTCGCCGCCGCAGGCAAGAAACATGGCCTGCTCGGCTACTTTATGCGGCTGGGGCCGCTGGGGCTGTTCCTGGTTTCGGCCATCGATAGTTCGCCCATACCGCTGCCCATTCCGGGCTCGTCCGACATCCTGGTCACGCTGTTTGCGGCGCAGGAACACGGCTGGCTGCTGGCCACCGTCATCGCGACCCTGGGCTCCGCCGTAGGAGGCTTCGCCAGCTATCAAACGGGCAAGGTCGGCGGCATGGCGCTGATGGACCGCATGGTGCCGAAGCGATTTCGCACTCGCATGACTCACTGGTCTGAGGAGCACGCCATCTCGTCCGTCGCCGTACCGGCCATTCTGCCGCCGCCCGCGCCGTTGATGCCGTTCCTGATCGCGGCCGGCGCCCTGCGCATGCCGCGTCGCAAGTTCTACCCCAGCTTCGTCATTAGTCGGTTCCTGCGCCACGCCTTTTTCGCATGGCTCGGCGTTCACTACGGCCGCGCCATCTTGCCCGTGTACCGCCGGCTTGCCGACCAGTACGGTTGGATCCTGCTGGTGGTGGTGTGGGGATCGGTGATCTTTGCGATCGTGTATGCAATAGTCAAGCTGCGGCAGGCGCGCGGCAACCGCACAGCGGCTAGCGCCGCGCCCGCCTAA
- a CDS encoding zinc-dependent alcohol dehydrogenase family protein: MRAQALQLTGDFSIDALEYRELDVPEPGEGEVLVRISAASLNYRDLMVVRGHYNPRVQKPLTLCSDGAGEVVSVGKDVTTFQEGDRVVASFFLDWNDGPLQRNKPWPSALGEAQQGVLTTYRVLPTRALVRLPDQFTYEEGSTFPCAGVTAWNALTQFQPVDADSTVLLQGTGGVSIFGLQIARAFGARTIITSSSEDKLARARQLGASEVVNYRNTPEWDRAVSELTQKRGVTHILEVGGAGTLPLSLRAAAPGGLVAVIGILSGTEQPLSLLPLLMHSLQVQGIYVGSTAMLRDLVQFYADHQLKPVVDQVFPFAQAQDALRAMDKAGHFGKLVITLDDASN, translated from the coding sequence ATGCGCGCACAGGCCCTGCAGCTCACTGGCGACTTCTCCATCGACGCTCTGGAATACCGCGAACTCGACGTCCCCGAACCCGGCGAAGGCGAAGTTCTCGTCCGCATCAGCGCAGCCTCGCTCAACTATCGCGACCTCATGGTCGTGCGCGGTCACTACAACCCGCGCGTGCAGAAGCCGCTCACGCTCTGCTCTGACGGCGCGGGCGAGGTCGTCAGCGTCGGCAAGGACGTCACCACATTCCAGGAAGGCGACCGCGTCGTTGCCAGCTTCTTCCTCGACTGGAACGACGGCCCTCTGCAGCGAAACAAGCCCTGGCCCTCTGCCCTGGGTGAAGCGCAGCAAGGCGTTCTCACCACGTATCGCGTCCTGCCCACGCGCGCCCTCGTTCGCCTTCCCGACCAGTTCACCTACGAAGAAGGCAGCACTTTTCCGTGCGCCGGCGTTACCGCCTGGAACGCCCTCACGCAGTTCCAGCCCGTCGACGCGGACAGCACCGTTCTACTGCAGGGCACCGGCGGTGTCAGCATCTTCGGTCTACAGATCGCACGTGCCTTCGGCGCTCGCACCATCATCACCAGCTCGTCCGAAGACAAGCTCGCCCGCGCCCGCCAGCTTGGCGCGTCCGAGGTGGTCAACTACCGCAATACGCCCGAGTGGGACCGTGCGGTGAGCGAGTTGACGCAGAAGCGCGGCGTCACCCATATCCTCGAGGTCGGCGGCGCAGGCACTCTGCCGCTGTCGCTGCGCGCCGCCGCACCCGGTGGACTCGTCGCCGTCATCGGCATCCTCTCCGGCACGGAGCAGCCGCTCAGCCTGTTGCCTTTGCTCATGCACAGTCTCCAGGTGCAGGGCATCTACGTTGGCTCGACCGCCATGCTGCGTGACCTGGTCCAGTTCTACGCAGACCACCAGCTCAAACCCGTCGTCGATCAGGTCTTCCCCTTCGCCCAGGCGCAGGACGCCCTTCGCGCCATGGACAAGGCAGGCCATTTCGGCAAACTCGTCATCACCCTCGACGACGCATCCAACTAA
- the dprA gene encoding DNA-processing protein DprA, translated as MTVLAEVNGSRSVTEQDRLAWLALAMTPGMGATRTLRAMSRTETPADVLRMPLTELEALGMPASSAQFVHDGKALAAAEAEMQRVAEQGAGILTHDCDEYPQRLREIYDPPPVLWFRGETALLSLPGIAVVGTRHPSPYGAGMAQMLSRDLASRGMVILSGMARGIDTEAHKGALEAKGKTVAVWGTGIDVIYPKENKRLAEQILANGGCLLSEFPTGTFPAPQNFPLRNRVLSGMSVGVLVVEAAEHSGTRITARCAMEQNRDVYAVPGNVTNKNSWGPNTLIKQGAKLTATWEDIWEDLPSQVRIDLEDRLSGSGMGAASRGGGAASLFAEQEMPPTERLVYSHLRADEAVQMDELIERLEGELPSAEIFTALFELELAGRIRQMPGKKYVRTF; from the coding sequence ATGACGGTGTTGGCAGAGGTAAACGGCTCGCGCTCTGTAACGGAGCAGGATCGGCTGGCCTGGCTGGCCCTGGCGATGACGCCCGGCATGGGCGCAACCCGAACGCTGCGCGCCATGTCCCGGACAGAGACACCTGCCGATGTCCTCCGCATGCCGCTTACCGAGCTGGAAGCGCTGGGCATGCCTGCCAGCTCTGCGCAATTTGTGCATGATGGCAAGGCTCTGGCGGCGGCCGAGGCCGAGATGCAGCGCGTTGCGGAGCAGGGCGCCGGCATTCTGACGCATGACTGCGACGAATACCCGCAACGTCTGCGCGAGATCTACGATCCACCGCCGGTGCTCTGGTTTCGGGGCGAGACCGCTCTGCTCAGCTTGCCCGGAATCGCCGTCGTCGGCACACGCCACCCGTCCCCCTATGGTGCAGGCATGGCGCAGATGCTTTCGCGTGACCTGGCATCGCGCGGCATGGTGATCCTGAGCGGCATGGCACGCGGTATTGACACAGAGGCGCACAAGGGCGCGCTGGAGGCCAAGGGCAAGACCGTCGCGGTGTGGGGCACCGGCATCGACGTGATCTATCCCAAGGAAAACAAACGCCTGGCAGAACAGATTCTGGCGAACGGCGGTTGCCTGCTCAGCGAGTTCCCGACCGGCACCTTTCCCGCGCCCCAGAACTTTCCGTTGCGGAACCGCGTCCTGAGCGGCATGAGTGTGGGCGTCCTGGTGGTTGAGGCGGCGGAGCATAGCGGCACGCGCATCACGGCTCGTTGTGCCATGGAGCAGAACCGCGATGTGTATGCCGTGCCCGGGAACGTGACCAACAAGAACTCCTGGGGTCCCAACACCCTCATCAAACAGGGCGCGAAGCTGACCGCCACCTGGGAAGACATCTGGGAAGATTTGCCGAGCCAGGTGCGTATCGACCTAGAGGACAGGCTCAGCGGCTCCGGGATGGGGGCTGCATCGCGAGGTGGTGGTGCCGCATCCTTATTTGCTGAGCAGGAGATGCCGCCGACCGAGCGGCTGGTCTACTCTCACCTGCGCGCCGACGAGGCGGTGCAGATGGACGAGCTCATCGAGCGACTGGAAGGCGAGCTGCCCTCGGCGGAAATATTCACAGCCTTGTTCGAACTGGAGCTGGCGGGCCGCATTCGCCAGATGCCGGGAAAGAAGTACGTCCGGACCTTTTAG
- a CDS encoding DUF4174 domain-containing protein has protein sequence MRLRVAALLIALVSMTAAAQTTTLQALRDQSRPLLIFAPGNDPRLQQQLSDLAHQPAELRDRDMRVVLLVRGNGPVTQGSSLPLASFTPAEQEHARRKFHVAPDEFAAILVGKDGGEKLRSSSPLPWQRLSSTIDSMPMRRDEMHGKR, from the coding sequence ATGCGCCTCCGTGTCGCAGCCCTGCTCATCGCACTCGTCTCCATGACCGCTGCCGCCCAGACAACGACCCTGCAAGCTCTACGCGACCAGTCGCGGCCCCTGCTCATCTTCGCTCCCGGAAACGACCCTCGCTTGCAGCAGCAGCTTTCCGACCTCGCCCACCAGCCCGCAGAACTTCGCGACCGCGATATGCGGGTCGTTCTGCTTGTTCGCGGAAACGGCCCGGTCACCCAGGGCAGCTCACTCCCGCTTGCATCCTTCACGCCTGCCGAACAGGAGCACGCCCGCCGGAAGTTCCACGTTGCCCCAGATGAATTTGCCGCGATCCTCGTCGGCAAAGACGGCGGAGAAAAGCTTAGATCCTCCTCTCCTCTGCCTTGGCAGCGCCTCAGCTCCACCATTGATTCCATGCCCATGCGCCGCGACGAGATGCACGGCAAGCGGTAA
- the ilvC gene encoding ketol-acid reductoisomerase, with the protein MAKTYHDNDADLSLIQAKKVAIIGYGSQGHAHALNLKDSGVDVKIGLREGSKGAAKAKAAGLEVLSVADAAKWADTIMLLVPDQTAAAVYKEVEPGLTAGKTLMFAHGFNIRFRTITPPANIDVSLVAPKSPGHRVREVFTEGGGVPGLVAVEQDASGNALANALSYAKGIGCTRAGVLETTFTEETETDLFGEQAVLCGGTAALVKAGFEVLTEAGYQPELAYFEVLHELKLIVDLMYRGGLEYMRYSISDTAEWGDYIAGPRIVTPEVKKAMQGLLSDIRDGSFAKRFIEDQNTGRKQFEQFRQQDREHPIEKVGGELRSAMPFLDPVKVENGTVVKA; encoded by the coding sequence ATGGCAAAGACCTACCACGACAACGACGCAGACCTTTCTCTCATCCAGGCGAAGAAGGTCGCCATCATCGGCTACGGCTCGCAGGGCCACGCGCACGCGCTCAACCTGAAGGACTCGGGCGTCGACGTGAAGATCGGCCTGCGTGAAGGCTCGAAGGGCGCGGCGAAGGCTAAGGCTGCGGGCCTTGAAGTTCTCTCGGTAGCAGACGCCGCCAAGTGGGCTGACACCATCATGCTGCTCGTGCCGGACCAGACCGCCGCGGCCGTCTACAAGGAAGTCGAGCCAGGCCTGACCGCGGGCAAGACGCTCATGTTCGCGCACGGATTCAACATCCGCTTCCGCACCATCACGCCACCCGCAAACATCGACGTCTCGCTCGTCGCGCCCAAGTCGCCCGGCCATCGCGTGCGCGAGGTCTTCACTGAAGGCGGCGGCGTTCCGGGCCTCGTCGCGGTCGAGCAGGACGCCAGCGGCAACGCTCTCGCGAACGCGCTCAGCTACGCCAAGGGCATCGGCTGCACCCGCGCCGGCGTGCTCGAAACCACCTTCACCGAAGAGACCGAAACCGACCTCTTCGGCGAGCAGGCTGTGCTCTGCGGCGGCACCGCAGCACTCGTCAAGGCTGGCTTCGAAGTGTTGACCGAGGCTGGCTACCAGCCCGAGCTCGCCTACTTCGAAGTGCTGCACGAACTCAAGCTGATCGTCGACCTCATGTACCGTGGCGGCCTCGAGTACATGCGTTACAGCATCAGCGACACCGCCGAGTGGGGCGACTATATCGCCGGGCCGCGCATCGTCACGCCCGAGGTCAAGAAGGCCATGCAAGGCCTGCTCTCCGACATTCGCGACGGCAGCTTCGCCAAGCGCTTCATCGAAGACCAGAACACCGGACGCAAGCAGTTCGAGCAGTTCCGCCAGCAGGACCGCGAGCACCCGATCGAGAAGGTCGGCGGCGAGCTCCGCAGCGCCATGCCGTTCCTTGACCCGGTCAAGGTCGAGAACGGAACTGTCGTCAAGGCCTAA